Sequence from the Catenulispora sp. MAP5-51 genome:
CCAGTACGTCGCCTCCGACACCCCGGTCAGCAGCAGCACCGGCTTGAGCCCCCGGTGGTCCACCATCCGCCCGAGCAACGGCGATCCGACGCCCATGCCGATGGTCATCACCATGCTCGCCAGACCCGCCGCGGCATAACTGCCGCCCTGGTCCAGAACGACGTGCAGGGTCAGCGCCATGGCCTTGGCGGTCAGCGGCAACCGCGCCACGAAGGCGACGACGAACAGGGCCCGGGTACCCGGGATGGCCAGAATCGGCTTGTAAGGGGTGATGAGCTTGAGCACTTGTTTCCTTCCCGCACAGATCATCGCAGACGCCGCCGACAAAGACGAGCGGGTTGCGAAGCGGAGGGCGGGCCGGGCCGAAGCGAAGTGAGTTAGTGGTATGCCATGCGGTAAGAAGTGGAACATGACCGACGACCGCTCCCTTGTCCGTGCCGTCGCGTCGCTCCGCGGCCTGGCCGTGGGCGACGCGGTGGGCGCCTGCTACTTCATCCCGCTGAACCAGCCGCTCCTGACCGACCGCCGCCTGCCCCCGGACCCCTGGTACTGGACCGACGACACCGAGATGGCCTGCTCGGTACTGGCCGTCCTGCGCGACCGCGGACACGTCGACCAGGACGCGCTGGCCCACTCCTTCGCCGCCCACCACGACTTCGACCGCGGCTACGGCGCCGGCGTCAACCGCATGCTCCGCCTCATCCGGCAGGAGGGCGCCGACTGGCGCGAACTGGCCGAGGGCATGTTCGACGGCAAGGGCTCCTGGGGCAACGGCGCCGCGATGCGCGTCGCGCCGCTGGGCGCCTGGTACGGCTCGGCCGACCTGGACCGGGTGGTCGCCGAGGCGACAGCCTCGGCGGAGGTGACGCACACGCACCCCGAAGGCGTCGCGGGCGCGGTGGCGATAGCCGTCGCCGCCGCCCTGGCCGCCGACACCGCGATGAGCGGCCACGACTTCCTCGACGAGATCGCCGAACGCACACCGCCGGGCCTGGTCCGCGACGGCATCGGCAACGCGATGACGCTGCTGCCCCTGTCCGATCCGCGCAGCGCCGCCGCGTCTTTGGGCAACGGCCGCTACATCTCGGCCCCGGACACCGTCCCCTTCTGCCTGTGGATCGCCGCCAAGCACCTGGACGACTTCGAGAACGCCTTCTGGGACACCGCCTTCGTCGGCGGCGACATCGACACGACCAGCGCCATCGTCGGCGGCATCGTGGCTTCCCGGGTCGGCCTGGCGGGGATCCCCGCGCCGTGGCTGAAGCGGTGCGAGGCGCTGCCGGAGTGGGTCGGCGTCGAGTGAGCGCCGAGAAGGAACCAGGGGAGAACACGATGGCCGTGGAGCACGTCAATGCCCTGACGAAGCGCTGGCTGGCGGAGGCGGGCGCCGACTCGGCGGTCCTGTCCGCCCTCGGCGTCTGGCCGCTGCTGGCGTTCCTCGCCGACGGTGCCGATCAGGAGACGCGCGAGGAACTCTCCGCCGCGATCGGCGTCCCCGCCGAGGAGGCGGCACGCGCCGCGCGCGAACTGCTGGAGGCCGTCGCGCACACGCCGTCGGTGCGAACGGCGCTCGGCCTGTGGACGCGCAACCAGGTCCGCCTCCACGAGGACTGGCTCGGCCGGCTGCCGGACGGCGTCCACGGCGAGCTGACCGGAGACGCGGGCGTAGACCAGAAGCGGCTGGACGCCTGGGCTTCGGAGCACACCGACGGTCTGATCCCCCAGCTGCCGATCGAGGTGGGCAAGGCGACGATGTTCGTCTTGGCGAGCGCTCTGTTGGTCACCGTCACGTGGCGCAGCGAGTTCCGCGAAGGCATCGCCGAATCCCTCGGCCCGTGGGCCGACGCCGAAGCCTCCATCCCGGCCCTGAAGCGCGCCGGCTGGGACCTCGACATCGTGCGCGTCGCCGACACCCCGATCGGCCAGGTCACGTCACTGATCGTCGAGGGCGACGAAGACGTGGACGTGGTGCTGGTCCTCGGTCCGGATGAGTGCTCACCGTCGGAGGTGCTGGCGGTCGGGACCGAAATGACCGGTGCCCCGCGTCACCCCATGACGCGGGGCACCGATCTACCCGTCGGCGAAGCCGGACCGGGGGTTCGGGTGGAGATGGTCGAGTCGTTCCGCGACCAGGACAGCCTGATGGTGACGACAGTCCCGTTCCGCATCGCGGCGCGACACGATCTGCTGGACCGCGCCGAGCTGTTCGGACTCGGGAGCGCGACGGACAGTGCCCGCGGCCACTTCCCGCGGATCAGCGGCTTCCCGCTGGCTGTGCAGCAGGCGGTCCAGGAAGCCGTCGCGGAGTTCGGCCCGGTCGGCTTCCGGGCGGCGGCTGTGACCGCGATCAGCATGTTCGCCGGCGCGGCGCTGAGGCAGACGCACCGCGTGCGACAGGTGTCGGTCACCTTCGACCGCCCTTTCGCCTACTACGCGGTGCATCGTGACAGCGGCCTGATTCTGGTCGCGGGATGGGTCGGCGAGCCGTCGCGCGCTCAGGACGAGGGCGTCTCGTCCGGCAGCGCGTAGCGCCATCGGCAGATCCGCGGGCCGCTGTCGGTGCGGTAGACGACCGTCGCGGGCTGCGGCTGCCGCGTGTTGACGTCGGTGCACGCGGCCCGCACCGTGTCGGCGGCGGGACCGTCGAGCGTGCGCAGTTCCTGGCAGGTGTTCGGCTGGCCGGCCCCCGGCTGCGGCAGCCCTTGTGGCCACGCCTTCTCGGGCCCGCTCGCACCTGGCGGACACGTCACGGAGTAGCGCACCTTCGTGGTGGTGTACGGCGTGGTGGCGTCGGACGTGACCGCCTGCAGCTTGGCGAACGCATCGGCCACCGGCGCCGGGAAGTCCGCCGCCGTACTGGCCGTGAGCCCGGGCGCGGCCACGGTCTGATAGGCACCGCCGGGCTGGTAGACGCCGAGGACCGCGGTGGCCACATCGGGGATCACGTGGCCCTTCGGCGGCGGGAGGGTCTTCGGCTGGCCCGCCAGGTCCTTCTGCAGGGTACTGACAAGCACGTCCAGCGCACCCGGGGTGAACGTGAGGCGCTTCTGACCGTTGAAGACGACAGTCCCGTCGGAGTACGCCACGACGGCCGGCACCGCCAGGTCGCTGCGCACGCTGAACCCGCCGGAGTAGCTCAGCTCGGCGACCCGGGTCAGCGTGCCGACCGGTGGCGGGAGCGGGACCGAGGGCGTCGGGGCGGCCGAAGAAGTCGGGCCGCCCGACGCCGGGGGCGCGCCACTGCTGATCTTGGCAGGGCTCTGACAGCCGGCGACGCTGATGATGAGCGCACCGGCGCACAAGTACTTGCTCACCTTCATATGGCTTGGACGTCGGCGAGAGGGAGCTGGTTCCCTCGACAACGAGTTCGATGGAACAGAGTTCTTATTCGCGGTGCAGCACCGCCTCCAACCGCCGCGCCGCGTTCGTCACCGCACTCCCGCCCTTCTTCTGCGCGAGCGCACTCACCTCGGCGATCGGCGTCCGCTCCCCCGGCACTCCGGCCAGTTCCGTCGCGAGCACGAGCAGGTCCGCCGTGCCCGACAGTGTCTTCGGCACCGCCGGCGGCAGGACTCCCGCCAGCGCCAGCGTGATCGCCTCCCACACCGCGCTCGCCGCGCCGCCGTTGGCCAGGTCGCGCAGCGCCGGCACCGCGCGGCGCATGCCCGCCGCCGATGCCTTAAGCTCGGCGACCAGGGCGGTGCCCAATCGCACCGGGTCCAGCAGACCTCGGGCCGCCAGGACCAGTGCCGCGTCGACGCCCGAGGCGCGCAGCTGGATGTCGTCGTGCACCAGGCGTGCGGCGATCAGGCGGTGCGTCATTTCGTGCGGGCCCTCCTGCTCCGCCTCCGCGAGCACGACAGCGGACGCCGACGAGGGCGGGGCCGTGCTCCAGTCCAGGCCGCCGATCATCGCCGTCGCCGCCAGATCCGGGCGGCTCGGCAGGATCGCGGGCCAGCACGCGGTCCAGTCCGACTGGTCCCAGCAGCGCTCCGGCTCGTGCCAGACGCCCGGGACCAGCTCCAACAGCGTCTCGGGCACCAGAACGTG
This genomic interval carries:
- a CDS encoding serpin family protein, with the protein product MSAEKEPGENTMAVEHVNALTKRWLAEAGADSAVLSALGVWPLLAFLADGADQETREELSAAIGVPAEEAARAARELLEAVAHTPSVRTALGLWTRNQVRLHEDWLGRLPDGVHGELTGDAGVDQKRLDAWASEHTDGLIPQLPIEVGKATMFVLASALLVTVTWRSEFREGIAESLGPWADAEASIPALKRAGWDLDIVRVADTPIGQVTSLIVEGDEDVDVVLVLGPDECSPSEVLAVGTEMTGAPRHPMTRGTDLPVGEAGPGVRVEMVESFRDQDSLMVTTVPFRIAARHDLLDRAELFGLGSATDSARGHFPRISGFPLAVQQAVQEAVAEFGPVGFRAAAVTAISMFAGAALRQTHRVRQVSVTFDRPFAYYAVHRDSGLILVAGWVGEPSRAQDEGVSSGSA
- a CDS encoding ADP-ribosylglycohydrolase family protein, yielding MTDDRSLVRAVASLRGLAVGDAVGACYFIPLNQPLLTDRRLPPDPWYWTDDTEMACSVLAVLRDRGHVDQDALAHSFAAHHDFDRGYGAGVNRMLRLIRQEGADWRELAEGMFDGKGSWGNGAAMRVAPLGAWYGSADLDRVVAEATASAEVTHTHPEGVAGAVAIAVAAALAADTAMSGHDFLDEIAERTPPGLVRDGIGNAMTLLPLSDPRSAAASLGNGRYISAPDTVPFCLWIAAKHLDDFENAFWDTAFVGGDIDTTSAIVGGIVASRVGLAGIPAPWLKRCEALPEWVGVE